A genome region from Bacteroidales bacterium includes the following:
- a CDS encoding zf-HC2 domain-containing protein, producing the protein MNHNDIINNDLIDKYLLNQLTEEEENGLEEHLLFCDECMDTLEKRKAIIGIIRNELPKEINQNKFAIPKTSKKPVINFSFLLKIAATLLVLVSITWLGVLLSDKNKIGKKVVSLKSENIDTITSEKEDSTVTNKNNNNDYEKNTNQLAEAYKIMPEFENFIENSVRAGNLEVLSPKFNYKFKPNEIIKIRWKSADFDSLNFIVFDNKANIIFEKQIDTTYFFEQKFKPALYYWQLETTEESVFTGKFIIRN; encoded by the coding sequence ATGAATCATAATGATATTATAAATAACGATTTAATTGACAAGTACTTACTTAATCAATTAACAGAAGAGGAAGAAAACGGACTGGAAGAACATCTTTTGTTTTGCGATGAATGTATGGATACACTGGAAAAAAGAAAAGCAATAATAGGTATTATCAGGAATGAGTTACCGAAAGAAATAAATCAAAATAAATTTGCAATTCCAAAAACAAGCAAGAAGCCTGTAATCAATTTTTCTTTTTTACTAAAAATTGCGGCTACATTATTAGTTCTTGTTTCAATAACATGGTTAGGGGTTTTATTATCAGATAAAAATAAAATCGGAAAAAAAGTTGTATCATTAAAATCCGAAAATATTGATACAATTACATCCGAAAAAGAAGATTCGACTGTCACAAACAAAAATAATAATAATGATTATGAAAAAAACACAAATCAATTAGCAGAAGCATACAAAATTATGCCTGAATTTGAAAATTTTATAGAAAATTCTGTAAGAGCCGGAAATCTTGAAGTTTTGTCTCCGAAATTTAATTATAAATTTAAACCGAATGAGATTATCAAAATCAGATGGAAATCAGCAGATTTTGATTCACTTAATTTTATAGTTTTTGATAATAAAGCAAATATCATATTCGAAAAGCAAATTGATACTACTTACTTTTTTGAACAAAAATTTAAACCCGCTCTTTATTACTGGCAATTGGAAACTACAGAAGAATCAGTATTTACGGGCAAATTTATAATCAGGAACTAA
- a CDS encoding sigma-70 family RNA polymerase sigma factor, which yields MSNKFNELFRDLILGKEKAISSVKKNLEIIVSQYFFKKYIELDWIAGKDEICSRKILFDDLFSDIIQKITYRQETISTFSEYKDFIISKANEKIPRLFQNYFDLLYRNDKKVWLTFDILLKRRIKFWLIKKGFSDIELQEQFYQEAQVVFLNKLQKNELFFKDSGLLKSYIFKIINLKLFEYYREKKKNLFLNVNDFEPDYSGNYDQHIPELDKEKFISNLFKDLNKSEKNILFEVFFKEEKLKNIAEKLNITEVNCRVIKHRALAKLEKPARLHGYI from the coding sequence GTGTCGAATAAATTTAATGAGCTGTTCAGAGATTTAATTTTGGGTAAAGAAAAAGCAATTTCTTCAGTAAAGAAAAATCTGGAGATAATTGTTTCTCAATATTTTTTTAAAAAGTATATTGAACTTGATTGGATAGCCGGAAAGGATGAAATTTGCAGCCGAAAAATATTATTTGATGATTTATTTTCGGATATAATACAAAAAATAACTTACAGACAGGAAACAATAAGTACTTTCTCAGAATATAAAGATTTTATAATATCGAAAGCAAATGAAAAAATTCCAAGGCTGTTTCAAAACTATTTTGATTTATTATACAGAAATGATAAAAAAGTATGGTTGACTTTTGATATATTATTAAAAAGAAGAATTAAATTCTGGCTTATAAAAAAAGGTTTTTCAGATATTGAACTGCAGGAACAATTTTATCAGGAAGCGCAAGTTGTTTTTCTAAACAAATTACAAAAAAATGAACTTTTTTTTAAGGACTCCGGATTATTAAAATCGTATATTTTTAAAATAATTAACTTAAAACTCTTTGAATATTACAGAGAAAAGAAAAAGAATCTCTTTTTAAATGTTAATGATTTTGAACCGGATTATTCTGGTAATTATGATCAGCATATACCGGAATTAGATAAAGAAAAATTTATCTCTAACTTATTCAAAGATTTAAACAAGTCAGAAAAAAATATACTTTTTGAAGTATTCTTTAAAGAGGAAAAACTTAAAAATATTGCTGAAAAATTAAATATTACAGAAGTAAATTGCAGAGTTATTAAACACAGAGCACTTGCAAAACTTGAAAAACCGGCACGACTGCACGGTTACATTTAA